From a single Halorussus limi genomic region:
- a CDS encoding type IV secretory system conjugative DNA transfer family protein produces MTTRTGSRSGSSAGSGSSSGSSSGSGSGSEATYEHDEVEIFFIIALVSATALLIPWIYAILERANLSGLKFEGLHRSRALWVLPVFYGFGALGTVLLFPAHLQLFWAFHILLLAQLAELAIHATGNLVGMSLPLVEQFTLWRVGGFLLLFVGTVRAGLWFRTWDTARECRRHISDGKYVLPFRQPSDSSEHMSLKRFVPLEKDRSLLVLGETGAGKTETMKLFVHQMRAKLDEAFVVFDYKGEYRQIFTEAQGEENVICLSSRGETVSWNLFCEIKYERDIEEIGRALFPETDEGEFFENAARQLFVAVVTYLHREGLMSKTVPTNADLVAFVEQTDKQELYERLAEYPDLVAAASAIDPDADRQAAGVYANFQQVIADLFRGDLADDGEFSIREYMEDPQGRTLVLDFPITEGEAVQPAFRFFIDWAARFALSDDRNTYFVLDEFARLPKLRKIGDLINAGRSRNTQLLLGVQSVAQLNDTYGRDRASALLSGLVQSVVLRVGDKASVDYTRSQIGREHQHRSVPVRGRSGRSVGRQELTSETHPIAENSLQRLGDGEAIVITSKGWIRGQIARFQKVRSALDRAIDREPE; encoded by the coding sequence GTGACGACACGAACAGGGTCACGCTCAGGGTCAAGCGCTGGTTCTGGGTCGTCGTCCGGGTCGTCCTCAGGGTCAGGGTCGGGGTCGGAGGCAACCTATGAGCATGATGAAGTTGAGATATTCTTCATCATCGCGCTGGTGTCAGCCACGGCACTCCTCATCCCATGGATTTACGCGATTTTGGAGCGCGCGAATCTCTCCGGACTAAAATTCGAAGGATTGCACCGGAGTCGTGCTCTCTGGGTCCTTCCCGTGTTCTATGGGTTCGGCGCCCTCGGGACCGTCCTCCTGTTTCCGGCGCACCTCCAGTTGTTCTGGGCATTCCACATCCTCTTGCTCGCACAACTCGCCGAACTCGCCATCCACGCAACCGGAAACTTGGTGGGAATGTCACTCCCGCTCGTCGAGCAGTTCACGCTCTGGCGTGTCGGCGGCTTCCTCCTCCTATTCGTAGGGACGGTGCGTGCTGGTCTGTGGTTTCGGACGTGGGATACTGCTCGGGAGTGCCGCCGCCACATCTCGGATGGAAAGTATGTGCTGCCGTTCCGCCAGCCCTCGGACTCAAGCGAACACATGAGCCTGAAGCGGTTCGTCCCACTCGAGAAAGACCGCTCACTCCTCGTGCTTGGCGAGACCGGTGCGGGTAAGACCGAGACGATGAAGCTGTTCGTCCATCAGATGCGCGCGAAACTAGACGAAGCGTTCGTCGTCTTCGACTACAAGGGTGAGTACCGCCAGATATTCACAGAGGCACAGGGCGAAGAGAACGTGATTTGCTTGTCTTCACGGGGTGAGACGGTGTCGTGGAACCTGTTCTGTGAGATCAAGTACGAGCGAGATATCGAGGAGATCGGGCGAGCGCTCTTCCCCGAGACAGATGAAGGTGAATTCTTCGAGAATGCGGCCCGCCAGTTGTTCGTCGCGGTCGTCACCTACCTCCATCGGGAGGGCCTAATGAGTAAGACGGTGCCGACGAACGCGGATTTAGTGGCGTTCGTCGAGCAGACTGACAAACAAGAGCTGTATGAACGATTGGCCGAGTATCCAGATTTGGTTGCCGCGGCGTCAGCAATCGATCCTGATGCCGACCGCCAGGCAGCGGGTGTCTACGCGAATTTCCAGCAGGTGATTGCAGACCTCTTCCGGGGTGACCTCGCAGATGATGGCGAGTTCTCGATCCGAGAGTACATGGAGGACCCACAAGGCCGGACGTTGGTGTTGGACTTCCCGATTACGGAGGGTGAGGCGGTACAGCCTGCATTCCGGTTTTTCATCGACTGGGCAGCACGATTCGCGCTCTCAGACGACCGGAACACGTACTTTGTTCTCGACGAATTCGCACGGCTACCAAAACTCCGGAAGATAGGGGATCTGATTAACGCTGGTCGAAGCCGGAATACACAGCTGTTGTTGGGAGTGCAGTCAGTTGCGCAACTCAACGATACGTATGGTAGAGACCGCGCAAGCGCGCTGTTGAGTGGGTTGGTGCAGTCCGTAGTGCTACGGGTTGGCGACAAAGCGAGCGTCGACTACACGCGTTCCCAGATTGGTCGCGAACACCAGCATCGGTCGGTGCCAGTGCGTGGGCGCTCAGGGCGGTCGGTTGGTCGCCAAGAGCTCACGAGCGAGACGCATCCAATTGCAGAAAACAGTTTGCAACGGCTTGGGGATGGGGAAGCTATCGTCATCACCTCGAAGGGCTGGATACGCGGCCAGATTGCGCGCTTCCAAAAGGTTCGGAGTGCACTCGACCGAGCGATTGACCGCGAGCCAGAATAG
- a CDS encoding MarR family transcriptional regulator, which yields MSDVPGNVDWENSATRPVLNLLDESNVAISPGGITLNLEQQMQRPPSRSTVTRAIEQLLKRELIEKPDESKTYYRITEKGRQYLAGDLDIGELEGDEK from the coding sequence GTGTCTGACGTGCCAGGGAACGTAGATTGGGAAAATAGTGCTACACGACCAGTTTTGAATCTCCTTGATGAGTCTAATGTAGCCATCTCGCCGGGCGGAATAACCCTGAATCTGGAACAACAGATGCAGCGACCGCCTTCCCGTTCGACAGTTACGAGGGCGATTGAGCAATTACTGAAGAGAGAGCTAATCGAAAAACCTGACGAGAGCAAGACCTACTATCGGATCACAGAGAAAGGTCGGCAGTATCTCGCTGGAGATCTCGACATAGGAGAATTAGAAGGCGACGAAAAGTGA
- a CDS encoding relaxase/mobilization nuclease domain-containing protein, producing the protein MRVFTDTNYREHGARDLVEYLDKEQGLENRFGEQMTEEEVTAFIEKSEEYEFEREIILSPSNGSELSDEQLSLHTRQVMSEFCEGRNTATYCYAIHRDTDHPHTQVAVTGTKRDLWMDVEDCEDLRECATEHFHDHHRELTNELGEQFETELLQEADLAMDTELHPDQDHDQDWNQDADHADEQQQGQAQEQGQDRGQAQSPGVDRERTRGPES; encoded by the coding sequence ATGAGGGTCTTTACGGATACTAACTACCGTGAGCATGGGGCCCGCGACCTCGTCGAGTACCTCGACAAAGAGCAGGGCCTCGAAAATCGCTTCGGTGAGCAGATGACCGAAGAGGAAGTTACGGCATTCATCGAGAAATCCGAGGAGTACGAGTTTGAGCGCGAAATTATCCTCTCACCCTCGAACGGGAGCGAGCTCTCGGACGAGCAGTTGAGCCTGCATACCCGACAAGTGATGAGCGAGTTCTGTGAGGGCCGGAACACGGCGACATACTGTTATGCAATTCATCGCGATACGGACCACCCACACACGCAGGTCGCGGTCACGGGCACGAAACGCGACCTCTGGATGGACGTCGAAGACTGCGAGGACCTCCGTGAATGCGCGACCGAACACTTCCACGACCACCACCGCGAGCTCACGAACGAACTCGGCGAGCAATTTGAAACCGAACTTTTGCAGGAAGCCGACTTAGCAATGGACACCGAGCTACACCCAGACCAAGACCACGATCAAGATTGGAACCAGGACGCCGACCACGCAGATGAACAGCAACAAGGGCAGGCACAAGAACAAGGGCAAGACCGAGGTCAAGCGCAGAGTCCGGGTGTCGACCGCGAGCGGACGCGAGGGCCTGAGTCGTGA
- a CDS encoding transcription initiation factor IIB family protein, whose product MSECPECKGQLVAGGIETVCDDCGLVVRTDDIDQGVSPSAHGPRRRGGPVEWAVEPTTVFRVGQGLGSQFNLGTDGRGRPLSAEKKRRLGRLRRLDKRMEARDRRLNEALRDVQSVGENVGLPTYVCADAGILVKQAAERRLPGGRMAWESLAAGAVLLAARRAGFPRETEVVAEYAKSTHERACAAARKIRIECEVVNEYAPVQGEALDDVLAEFDGLDVETVLEFARVGRHLLELADVEPVGPGTSRVAVAGAAVYAADRLTDGKTVTQAEVAEAASRVCPTSKGVVARYSRELHDAYEARYGRAAPAVVLKHERDGVRLG is encoded by the coding sequence ATGAGTGAGTGCCCGGAATGTAAGGGCCAACTCGTTGCGGGCGGTATCGAGACGGTGTGTGACGACTGTGGATTGGTAGTTCGGACGGACGACATCGATCAGGGTGTGTCGCCGAGTGCGCACGGGCCGCGGCGGCGTGGCGGTCCCGTCGAATGGGCGGTTGAGCCGACGACGGTGTTCCGGGTTGGGCAGGGACTCGGGTCACAGTTCAATCTCGGGACAGATGGACGTGGTCGGCCACTTTCGGCGGAGAAAAAGCGGCGGCTTGGGCGGCTTCGGCGGTTGGACAAGCGGATGGAGGCGCGCGACCGGCGATTGAATGAGGCGCTTCGGGACGTCCAAAGCGTCGGTGAGAACGTCGGACTCCCAACGTACGTGTGTGCGGATGCTGGGATACTAGTTAAGCAGGCGGCTGAGCGGCGATTGCCGGGCGGGCGGATGGCCTGGGAGTCGCTGGCGGCGGGCGCAGTGTTGTTGGCGGCGCGACGGGCAGGGTTCCCTCGGGAGACGGAGGTGGTTGCGGAGTACGCGAAGTCGACGCATGAGCGAGCGTGCGCGGCCGCGCGGAAGATACGGATCGAGTGTGAGGTGGTGAATGAGTATGCGCCGGTGCAGGGCGAGGCGTTGGACGACGTGTTGGCCGAGTTCGATGGACTGGACGTGGAGACGGTCTTGGAGTTCGCACGAGTTGGACGACATCTGCTTGAGCTGGCGGACGTTGAGCCAGTCGGACCAGGCACGTCGCGAGTGGCTGTGGCTGGGGCGGCTGTGTACGCGGCAGATCGGTTGACCGATGGAAAGACTGTGACTCAAGCGGAGGTGGCAGAAGCGGCGAGCAGGGTGTGTCCGACCTCCAAGGGTGTGGTTGCGCGGTACTCCCGTGAATTGCATGATGCCTACGAAGCCCGGTACGGCCGAGCAGCGCCCGCGGTCGTGCTCAAACATGAGCGCGACGGAGTAAGACTGGGGTAG
- a CDS encoding CPBP family intramembrane glutamic endopeptidase, protein MFYFVLPRYLFRAQWLFADITGIDLFGTRSTQTPAVRALDRDSPEPYTTADLVKMEDRETTTAHEHAQRMLESCVVAPTVEEAVFRGLPLLIATMLTGHVVAVLLVANAVWAYLHVVYGRATHMVPHFLGGLLSVYLWLHGLGILAVIVHAMHNLAVLVFLLGTDMKQRRNQKVFSPGEEYEVTVSRGLPDDRKLSEAETADGRTLRVADVIPDEECRVRVAAKLGWTGYAYPLARSDEDKWQERTD, encoded by the coding sequence ATGTTCTATTTCGTACTGCCACGGTATCTGTTTCGAGCCCAATGGCTGTTCGCGGACATAACCGGAATCGACCTGTTTGGAACACGGAGTACACAGACACCAGCAGTTCGCGCTCTAGACAGGGATTCACCGGAGCCGTATACGACCGCAGACTTGGTGAAGATGGAAGATCGTGAGACGACAACGGCACACGAGCACGCTCAAAGAATGCTCGAATCGTGTGTCGTCGCCCCGACGGTAGAGGAGGCCGTGTTTCGCGGGCTTCCGTTACTTATCGCTACGATGCTCACAGGACATGTTGTGGCGGTCCTCCTCGTTGCAAATGCAGTATGGGCGTACCTGCACGTCGTGTACGGGCGAGCAACTCACATGGTGCCACATTTTCTCGGCGGGCTTTTGTCGGTGTATCTCTGGTTGCACGGACTGGGCATCCTTGCGGTCATCGTCCACGCGATGCACAATCTTGCTGTGTTAGTATTCCTCCTTGGAACGGACATGAAACAGCGTCGCAATCAAAAGGTGTTCTCACCGGGCGAGGAATATGAGGTCACAGTCAGTAGAGGTCTCCCCGACGACCGGAAGCTGTCTGAAGCAGAGACGGCGGATGGGCGTACGCTCAGAGTCGCGGATGTCATCCCTGACGAAGAGTGTCGAGTCCGGGTTGCAGCAAAGCTCGGGTGGACTGGATATGCATATCCGCTTGCACGGTCGGACGAAGACAAGTGGCAGGAGAGAACTGACTAG